One Ignavibacteriales bacterium genomic region harbors:
- a CDS encoding class I SAM-dependent methyltransferase has product MIDFESLKNKKVLEIGVGNGSHAALLAKYAKDFTGIDLTDYAITRLQTDLKFLNLMVKY; this is encoded by the coding sequence TTGATTGATTTTGAATCCTTAAAAAATAAGAAGGTTCTTGAAATAGGGGTTGGAAATGGAAGTCACGCCGCATTATTAGCAAAATACGCTAAAGATTTTACCGGCATTGATCTAACAGACTATGCAATTACAAGGCTTCAAACAGATTTAAAGTTTTTGAACTTAATGGTAAAATATTAA
- a CDS encoding glycosyltransferase, with the protein MKPAELVVNEAMNFSLPLVLSDQIGCANDLLRDGQNGFQFECSNVDDLKTKMQILLFDKNMRDSFGKESLKIIENYSYSSIINSLRTLYF; encoded by the coding sequence GTGAAACCTGCGGAGTTAGTAGTTAATGAAGCAATGAATTTTAGCCTGCCACTTGTTTTATCAGATCAAATTGGCTGCGCTAATGATTTATTGAGAGACGGGCAAAATGGTTTTCAATTTGAGTGTTCAAATGTTGATGACTTAAAAACAAAGATGCAGATTTTATTGTTTGACAAAAATATGAGAGATAGTTTTGGTAAGGAATCTCTTAAAATAATTGAAAATTATAGTTATTCATCAATAATAAATTCTTTGAGAACACTATATTTTTAA
- a CDS encoding glycosyltransferase, producing the protein MDKEFNKEKPIILHIGTDTNKNLIRLIKSISGLNCKLHIIGVLRSEVINELNENNIDYANFTYLSDEEVFEQYIACDMLAFVSTYEGFGMPIVEANTVGRPVITSNLLSMPEVAGDAINC; encoded by the coding sequence GTGGATAAAGAATTTAATAAAGAGAAGCCGATAATACTTCATATAGGTACAGATACTAACAAAAATCTTATTAGACTCATAAAATCTATATCAGGGTTAAACTGTAAACTACATATCATAGGTGTGCTTAGGAGTGAAGTAATAAATGAGTTAAATGAAAATAATATTGATTATGCAAACTTTACATACTTGTCAGATGAAGAAGTATTTGAACAATATATTGCCTGCGATATGCTGGCATTCGTTTCTACTTACGAAGGTTTTGGAATGCCGATAGTTGAAGCAAACACTGTTGGCAGACCTGTTATTACTTCTAATTTACTATCAATGCCCGAAGTTGCGGGTGATGCGATTAATTGTTAA
- a CDS encoding acyltransferase: protein MNATILKGVTIGDGAVIAAHSVVTKDVPARSLVGGNPAKIIKAEIEFRG from the coding sequence ATGAATGCCACCATTCTTAAAGGAGTAACAATTGGCGACGGCGCTGTTATAGCTGCTCATTCAGTTGTCACAAAAGATGTTCCAGCCAGATCATTGGTTGGGGGTAATCCTGCAAAAATTATAAAAGCAGAAATTGAATTTAGAGGATGA
- a CDS encoding glycosyltransferase — translation MKPSIFNGFFGLINFEIFQILKKERGNFLVVHGWNNFTNMISIVLGKMYGLKVCIRGDNPYNQEILKNKIFLSFKRILLGKLLFSFIDYFLYVGKQNKEYYKYYGVPERKFVFTPHAVDNDRFKNEYEENKDKKRIIRKELGLPIDQKIILTSGKYIYKKRPMDLLKSYHLLSDENSALIFLGDGELRSEMEEYIKANVIKGVYLTGFKNQTEIGKYFACADIFVLPSGAGETCGVSS, via the coding sequence TTGAAACCTTCTATCTTTAATGGTTTTTTTGGATTAATTAACTTTGAAATATTCCAAATTCTAAAGAAAGAAAGAGGAAATTTTTTAGTTGTACACGGTTGGAATAATTTCACAAATATGATTTCAATTGTTCTTGGTAAAATGTATGGATTAAAAGTCTGTATCAGAGGTGACAACCCTTACAATCAGGAAATATTAAAGAATAAAATATTTCTTTCATTTAAAAGAATACTGCTTGGAAAATTATTATTTAGTTTCATTGACTATTTTTTGTATGTAGGAAAACAAAATAAAGAATACTATAAATATTATGGAGTACCTGAACGTAAATTTGTTTTCACACCTCATGCAGTCGATAATGACAGATTTAAAAATGAATACGAAGAAAATAAAGACAAAAAACGCATAATAAGAAAAGAGCTTGGGTTGCCTATTGATCAAAAGATTATCCTCACTTCAGGTAAGTACATATACAAAAAGAGACCAATGGATTTATTAAAATCTTATCATTTGTTAAGCGATGAAAATTCAGCATTAATTTTCTTAGGCGATGGCGAACTTAGAAGTGAAATGGAAGAGTATATTAAAGCAAATGTAATAAAAGGTGTTTATCTAACAGGCTTTAAAAATCAAACTGAAATTGGAAAATATTTTGCTTGTGCTGATATCTTTGTACTTCCATCTGGTGCAGGTGAAACCTGCGGAGTTAGTAGTTAA
- a CDS encoding glycosyltransferase family 2 protein → MYNDNVRISVCLLVYNHGHILAEIIEYILAQTYNDFEFIISDDNSTDYSRDIIQKYAVIHKNIKAIKTPINLGMAGNANYAISQSKGDFIALLHL, encoded by the coding sequence ATGTATAATGACAATGTTAGAATAAGTGTCTGTCTTTTAGTATATAACCATGGTCATATACTTGCAGAGATAATCGAATACATTTTAGCCCAGACATATAATGATTTTGAATTTATTATAAGTGATGATAATTCCACAGATTATTCCCGGGATATTATTCAAAAGTATGCTGTTATTCATAAAAATATTAAGGCAATTAAGACACCAATAAACCTTGGAATGGCTGGCAATGCAAATTATGCGATCTCACAATCAAAAGGTGATTTTATAGCTTTATTGCACCTATGA
- a CDS encoding class I SAM-dependent methyltransferase, producing MLKMDAEALQFEDNSFDFVWSWGVIHHSSNTRKILEEIQRVLKPGGEAIIMVYHRSIWVIT from the coding sequence ATATTAAAAATGGATGCTGAAGCTTTACAATTTGAAGATAATTCGTTTGATTTTGTTTGGTCCTGGGGTGTTATTCATCATTCTTCTAATACAAGAAAAATCTTAGAAGAAATACAAAGAGTTTTGAAACCGGGCGGCGAAGCGATAATTATGGTTTACCATAGGAGTATATGGGTTATTACATAG